A portion of the Musa acuminata AAA Group cultivar baxijiao chromosome BXJ1-1, Cavendish_Baxijiao_AAA, whole genome shotgun sequence genome contains these proteins:
- the LOC135581027 gene encoding beta-arabinofuranosyltransferase RAY1-like, which translates to MLVPPATAPTTNDTLRHLSLSLPSAPSRLRGRHRRPRPNFTGMPFLLGGFGCVCIIFFSLTGSIYFVLNQLQQQPEDRQLHPDDGSLNLPDSPSIVIFAAPRRFSTDKPDLVGARQDMAVRSWLALSPDVSVVLFGQHPSIFALARSLGPRVTVESAIDFTFMGTPFFHSMVSRSQAFNSGISVLIDPETILLPDFLGILHYSQNLNHGWFLFAKPHCVLHFPFQLLGTGKHWLQEDGEVIEVEKLQEHLIQKGNWSTCGERLLMAWNNGVRPLHAGIVPPFVYGEGLHNEWLVNEVLASDLRFAFDSSLVLSSLYPQSLGQWFSNFSKDAGSADELVWRHRGNYQLSALYGSFSFQQSKFCKNPSKLVRCLGKYYLINRVEDDVSSLQVSDGIATYSTDPHLSSREQKSHMFTIFSRSQRDKKWKACVNNIDALDLSYQPIVKKLNEDNSEVSSALSLPFSIELLLRIIADKDKSIVLAIAGNNYRDMLMNWVCRLQHLAVKNFVICALDSEIYHFSILQGLPVFKNPQAPTNISFNDCHFGTECFRRVTKVKSRIVLQILKLGYNVLMSDVDVYWFNNPLPFLVSFGPGTLVAQSDEYNETGPINLPRRLNSGFYFARSEMSTIAAFEMVVKHASASGLSEQPSFYDVLCGEGGVNRMGDDKCQEPNTNLTVIFLDRNLFPNGAYRGLWEKHDVRSSCMKLGCLILHNNWISGRKKKLERQVFSGLWDYDPSLRMCLQKWQIPNQLIFLDH; encoded by the exons ATGTTGGTGCCCCCCGCAACGGCGCCCACCACAAATGACACCCTTCGTCACCTCTCCCTTTCCCTCCCCTCCGCCCCCTCTCGTCTCCGCGGCCGCCACCGCCGTCCCCGCCCTAACTTCACG GGAATGCCATTCTTGCTCGGAGGATTTGGATGCGTCTGCATCATCTTCTTTTCACTCACTGGCTCGATTTACTTCGTTCTGAACCAACTACAACAACAGCCGGAGGACCGGCAGCTCCATCCCGATGATGGTTCTCTTAATCTGCCAGATTCGCCGAGCATCGTCATCTTCGCCGCCCCGCGACGGTTCTCGACGGACAAGCCGGATCTGGTGGGCGCGAGACAGGACATGGCTGTTCGGTCGTGGCTGGCCCTGTCGCCGGACGTCTCCGTCGTCCTCTTCGGTCAGCACCCGTCCATCTTCGCCTTAGCTCGCTCCCTTGGACCGCGTGTTACCGTTGAGTCCGCCATCGATTTCAC GTTCATGGGGACCCCATTTTTCCATTCCATGGTTTCCAGGTCACAGGCCTTTAATTCTGGAATTTCTGTTCTTATTGACCCTGAGACCATTCTCCTACCTGACTTCCTTGGTATTCTGCATTATTCTCAGAATCTAAATCATGGCTGGTTCCTTTTTGCCAAGCCCCATTGTGTTTTGCACTTCCCTTTTCAATTGTTGGGCACCGGGAAGCATTGGTTACAAGAAGATGGAGAAGTTATAGAAGTTGAGAAG TTGCAGGAACATCTGATTCAGAAAGGGAATTGGAGTACTTGCGGTGAGAGACTTCTTATGGCATGGAACAATGGAGTTCGGCCTTTGCATGCTGGGATTGTTCCTCCTTTTGTATATGGGGAGGGACTTCACAATGAATGGCTTGTTAATGAGGTGTTAGCCTCAGACTTGAGATTTGCTTTTGATTCCAGCTTGGTGCTGTCTAGTCTGTATCCTCAAAGTTTGGGCCAATGGTTTAGCAACTTCTCCAAGGATGCTGGGAGTGCAGATGAATTGGTTTGGAGGCACAGAGGAAATTACCAACTTTCTGCACTGTATGGATCATTTTCATTCCAACAAAGTAAATTTTGCAAAAACCCCAGTAAGCTAGTAAGGTGCTTGGGGAAATATTATTTAATCAATCGAGTAGAAGATGATGTTTCCTCCTTACAAGTATCTGATGGAATTGCAACTTATAGCACGGATCCTCATTTGTCAAGCAGAGAGCAGAAGTCACATATGTTCACAATATTTTCACGCTCACAGAGAGACAAGAAATGGAAGGCCTGTGTGAATAATATTGATGCGTTGGATTTGTCATATCAACCTATAGTCAAGAAACTGAATGAAGACAATTCTGAAGTGTCTTCAGCTCTGTCTTTGCCATTCTCAATAGAATTGCTCCTTCGAATTATTGCAGACAAGGATAAGTCTATTGTCCTTGCAATAGCTGGAAACAATTATCGGGACATGCTTATGAATTGGGTATGCCGTTTACAGCATCTGGCAGTCAAAAATTTTGTCATATGTGCTCTTGATTCTGAAATTTACCATTTCTCGATATTGCAG GGACTACCAGTCTTCAAGAACCCACAGGCTCCAACCAATATCAGCTTCAATGATTGCCACTTTGGCACTGAGTGCTTTCGAAGAGTGACAAAAGTGAAATCCAGAATAGTTCTGCAGATTTTAAAACTGGGATATAATGTGCTAATGAGTGATGTTGATGTCTATTGGTTTAATAATCCATTGCCATTCCTTGTGTCATTTGGTCCTGGTACACTGGTGGCACAGTCTGATGAATATAATGAGACAG GGCCTATAAACTTGCCACGGCGTTTAAATTCTGGTTTCTACTTTGCTCGCTCTGAGATGTCAACAATTGCTGCATTTGAGATGGTGGTGAAGCATGCATCTGCCTCAGGACTATCTGAACAACCAAGTTTCTATGATGTTCTATGTGGGGAAGGCGGTGTCAATCGCATGGGTGATGATAAGTGTCAAGAGCCCAATACAAATCTGACTGTGATTTTCCTGGACAGGAACCTATTTCCAAATGGAGCTTACAGAGGCCTATGGGAAAAACATGATGTTAGGTCTTCCTGTATGAAGTTGGGATGCTTAATACTTCATAACAATTGGATCAGTGGAAGGAAGAAAAAATTAGAACGTCAAGTGTTCTCTGGCCTTTGGGACTATGATCCTAGCTTGAGGATGTGCCTGCAGAAATGGCAAATCCCAAATCAGCTAATATTTCTCGATCACTAG